One genomic segment of Sminthopsis crassicaudata isolate SCR6 chromosome 4, ASM4859323v1, whole genome shotgun sequence includes these proteins:
- the LOC141539923 gene encoding histone H2B type 2-E encodes MPEPAKSAPAPKKGSKKAVTKAQKKDGKKRKRSRKESYSIYVYKVLKQVHPDTGISSKAMGIMNSFVNDIFERIAGEASRLAHYNKRSTITSREIQTAVRLLLPGELAKHAVSEGTKAVTKYTSSK; translated from the coding sequence ATGCCCGAGCCGGCCAAGTCCGCCCCTGCCCCCAAGAAGGGCTCCAAGAAAGCCGTGACCAAGGCTCAGAAGAAAGACGGAAAGAAGCGCAAGCGCAGCCGCAAGGAGAGCTACTCCATCTACGTCTACAAGGTGCTGAAGCAGGTCCACCCCGACACCGGCATCTCCTCCAAGGCCATGGGCATCATGAACTCCTTCGTCAACGACATCTTCGAGCGCATCGCCGGCGAGGCTTCCCGCCTGGCGCACTACAACAAGCGCTCCACCATCACTTCCCGGGAGATCCAGACGGCCGTGCGCCTGCTGCTGCCCGGGGAGCTGGCCAAGCACGCCGTGTCGGAGGGCACCAAGGCCGTCACCAAGTACACCAGCTCCAAGTAA
- the LOC141539921 gene encoding histone H2A type 2-A produces the protein MSGRGKQGGKARAKAKSRSSRAGLQFPVGRVHRLLRKGNYAERVGAGAPVYMAAVLEYLTAEILELAGNAARDNKKTRIIPRHLQLAIRNDEELNKLLGKVTIAQGGVLPNIQAVLLPKKTESHHKAKGK, from the coding sequence ATGTCTGGCCGCGGAAAGCAGGGTGGCAAGGCTCGTGCCAAGGCCAAGTCTCGGTCTTCCCGGGCCGGCCTGCAGTTCCCCGTAGGCCGTGTGCACCGTCTGCTGCGCAAGGGCAACTACGCCGAGCGCGTCGGCGCCGGCGCCCCCGTTTACATGGCGGCGGTGCTGGAGTACCTGACGGCCGAAATCTTGGAGCTGGCGGGCAACGCCGCCAGGGACAACAAGAAGACGCGTATCATTCCCCGCCACCTCCAGCTCGCCATCCGCAACGACGAGGAGCTCAACAAGCTGCTGGGCAAGGTGACCATCGCCCAGGGCGGCGTGCTGCCCAACATCCAGGCCGTCCTGTTGCCCAAGAAAACCGAGAGCCACCACAAGGCCAAGGGCAAGTAA
- the LOC141539926 gene encoding histone H3 produces the protein MARTKQTARKSTGGKAPRKQLATKAARKSAPATGGVKKPHRYRPGTVALREIRRYQKSTELLIRKLPFQRLVREIAQDFKTDLRFQSSAVMALQEASEAYLVGLFEDTNLCAIHAKRVTIMPKDIQLARRIRGERA, from the coding sequence ATGGCCCGTACCAAGCAGACCGCCCGTAAGTCCACCGGTGGCAAGGCCCCCCGCAAGCAGCTGGCTACCAAGGCTGCCCGTAAGAGCGCTCCGGCCACCGGCGGCGTGAAGAAGCCTCATCGTTACCGGCCCGGCACCGTAGCCCTGCGAGAGATCCGGCGCTACCAGAAGTCCACCGAGCTGCTGATCCGCAAGCTGCCGTTCCAGCGCCTGGTGCGAGAAATCGCCCAGGACTTCAAGACGGACCTGCGCTTCCAGAGCTCGGCCGTGATGGCTCTGCAGGAGGCCAGCGAGGCGTACTTGGTGGGCCTGTTCGAAGACACGAACCTGTGCGCCATTCACGCCAAGAGAGTGACCATCATGCCCAAGGACATTCAGCTGGCCCGCCGCATCCGCGGTGAGCGGGCGTAA
- the LOC141539925 gene encoding LOW QUALITY PROTEIN: histone H1.3-like (The sequence of the model RefSeq protein was modified relative to this genomic sequence to represent the inferred CDS: deleted 2 bases in 1 codon), which produces MSETAPAAPAAPAPAEKAPAKKKGKRASAAGARRKAAGPPVSELITKAVSASKERNGVSLAALKKALAAAGYDVDKNNSRIKLGLKSLVSKGTLVQTKGTGASGSFKLNKKAPTADTKTKAKKPASAKTKKAAGAAKKPKKATGAAGAKKTVKKSPKKAKKPAAAKKATKSPKKAKAAKPKKVAKSPAKPKAAKAKKVAKPKTAKPKAAKSKKATAKK; this is translated from the exons ATGTCCGAGACGGCCCCCGCCGCTCCCGCTGCCCCGGCCCCCGCGGAGAAGGCTCCGGCCAAGAAGAAGGGCAAGCGGGCTTCGGCCGCCGGG GCGCGGCGCAAGGCCGCGGGTCCGCCCGTGTCGGAGCTGATCACGAAAGCCGTGAGCGCCTCCAAGGAGCGCAATGGCGTGTCCCTGGCAGCCCTGAAGAAGGCGCTGGCGGCGGCGGGCTACGACGTGGACAAGAACAACAGCCGCATCAAGCTGGGGCTCAAGAGCCTGGTGAGCAAGGGGACCCTGGTGCAGACCAAGGGCACCGGCGCCTCGGGCTCTTTCAAGCTGAACAAGAAGGCCCCGACGGCCGACACGAAGACTAAGGCCAAGAAGCCGGCCTCGGCCAAGACCAAGAAGGCTGCCGGTGCCGCCAAGAAGCCCAAGAAGGCGACGGGTGCCGCAGGCGCCAAGAAGACGGTGAAGAAGAGCCCGAAGAAAGCCAAGAAGCCGGCGGCCGCCAAGAAGGCGACCAAGAGCCCGAAGAAGGCCAAGGCGGCCAAGCCCAAGAAGGTGGCCAAGAGCCCAGCTAAGCCCAAGGCGGCCAAGGCCAAGAAGGTGGCCAAGCCCAAGACGGCGAAGCCCAAAGCCGCCAAAAGCAAGAAGGCGACAGCCAAGAAGTAG